The genomic DNA CGGGGCCGTCAGGACTGCTCCTCCTCGGGTTTGCGACCGACTCGGAGGACTTCTTCAGCCGGTTGACCGGTGTCTTCCGCAGCCAGGATGGCACGACTTGGTCGCGTGTTGAGGCCTCTGGCCTCCACATCAGCGCGATCGATCCGACTTTGCTGACGGGCGGTGAATTCGGGTACGCCACCGTCGGGTCCGACTCGACCGTGTATGCCTCGCGAGACGGGATCGCATGGTCATCGATCGGCGGCGTGCCCGAATCGAATCTGCCCCAAGGCACCGTGTGGCCGGCCGGATGGGGGGTCTTAGAGGGAAGGCTGGTGCTGGTAGGGGGCGAGAACTTCGTCCCAGAGGGCGCCGAGTTCAACACCACCCGCCCCCGGGCCTGGTCATACTCGAGCGACGGTTCGTGGAGCGAGATAGAGGCCCCGTGGCGCGATGGTCCCGGAATCGCATACGAGGTCGTCGTAGGAGGCAGCGTGATGGTCGTATTCGGCGAGGTCCAGGGAAGGGAGCACTGGGCGCTGCTTACCTTCGTGGTGCATCGGGAGGAGTGATCTCCTCAGCTCCCGAGACCCGAGTCAACTCAACCGCCCGCCGGATCGGCGCGCCGCCCCCGGACCCCGGCACTCCTGCCTTGAGGCCCCCCACAGCTCACGGCTCAGGTCCCTCCCCCTACAGTGCCACCTTCCCGACCGAACGGAGAGGCCCCGGTGACCGGCGCCCCTGTTGCCATCGTCACCGCTGCCGGTAAGGGCATTGGTGCGGCCATCGCCCGGCGGCTGGCCGCCGATGGCTACGACCTCGTGTTGATGTCGACAGGTGGCGGCGCCGAGCGCCTCGCTGGCGATCTCGGCGCGGTCGGGCTGACCGGCTCGGTGACCGAACCCGACGACCTCGCCCGCCTCGTCGACACCGCCCTCGACCGGTTCGGGCGCATCGACGCCGTGGTCAACAACACCGGGCATCCGCCGAAGGGCGACCTGCTCGACATCACCGACGACGACTGGCATCACGGGCTCGACCTGGTGCTGCTCAATGTGGTTCGCATGGCCCGGCTGGTCACACCGGCCATGCAGGAGCAAGGCGGCGGCGCCATTGTCAATATCTCCACCTTCAGCGCATTCGAACCGAGCCTGTCGTTCCCGGTGTCGAGCGCCCTGCGCGCTGGGCTCGGCTCCTTTGCTCGGCTCTATGCCGATCGGTACGGACCCGATGGGATCCGCATGAACAACGTGCTCCCCGGCTTCATGGACTCGTACCCCGAGTCCGACGAGAACCTGGCCCGCATCCCGGCCGGCCGGTACGGCAGGGTCGATGAGCTGGCCGCAACCGTGGCGTTTCTGCTGTCACCCGGCGGCGCCTACATCACCGGTCAGAACCTCCGGGTCGACGGTGGCCTGACGAGGTCCGTGTGAACGCCGACGTTGTCATCGTCGGTGGCGGAGCGATGGGCTCGGCGACCGCCTACCACCTCGCCCGCCTCGACCGATCCTTGTCGGTGATCGTCGTCGAGAAGGACCCCACCTACCGCTACTCGTCGACCCTGCTCTCTGACGGGAACGTCCGCATCCAGTTCAGCCTCGAGGAGAACATCCGTATCTCCCGGTACGCCTTCGATGTGTTGGAGACCTTTGCCGACGAGATGGCGGTGGGGGAGTTCCGGCCCGATCCGTCACCCCGGCACCAGGGCAACCTGTTCCTCGCAACCGCCGAGGACGAGGCCGCCGCCCGTCATGGGATGGAGCGTCAGCAGGCCCTGGGCTGCGAGGTCGAGTGGCTCGACGCCGACGAGGTCGCCCGACGGTATCCGGCATACGCCGGCCCCGGCTACGTCGGCGGCACCTTTTCGCAATTCGACGGGTCCGTCGACCCCAACGCCGTCCTCCACGGATACCGCCGCAAAGCGGTGTCCCTGGATGTCGAGTACCTGACCGGCGAGGTCTCCAGGCTGATCGCCGGCGACGGCGCCATGACCGGGGTAGAACTCGCCGACGGCACCCGGATCGACGCGCCGATCGTCATGAACGCCGCGGGTGCCTGGTGCGCCGATCTCGCCGGCACCGTCGGCGTCGAGCTGCCGGTGCTGCCGGTGATGCGCACCGTCTTCACCGTGGAGACACGTATCCGCGACCCGAAGCTGCCCAGCGTGTTCCTCCCCAACGGCCTCTATGTGATCCCGGAGCACGAGGGAACCTTTGCCACCGCTTGGTCGCTCCCCGACGACCCGGTCGGCTTCGACTTCACCTTCAAGCGTGACCGCTTCGAGTCGGTGATCTGGCCGACCCTGTCAAAGGAAATGCCGGCCTTCGAGACCCTCCACCTCGCCGGCGGCTGGACCGGGCTCTACGAGGTCAACACCCTCGACGCTAACGCCATCCTCGGTGAGTGGCCCGAGATGCAAGGCCTATGGCTGGCCAACGGGTTCTCCGGCCATGGCTTCCAGCAGTGCCACGCCGTCGGCCGCTACATCGCCGAGTCCATGCTCGGCATCACGCCGTTCCTCGACCTGAGCCGCCTCGGCCCCGAACGCATCATGCGCAACGAACCCTACGCCGAGCATGCCGGACGGATCATCTGAGGCGTCGATCAACTGCCTGATCGGATCCCGACTACCCGAGCCGACTTGAGGAACATGGCGGCGATCCCGGCCGCTGTGGGGAGCACGGTGAACCAGAGGGCGGCGCCCCGGTAGTTGCCGGCCAGGTCCCGAGCGATCGAGAAGGCGAGCGGTCCAATCGCGGTCGATGCCACGTTGAGCAGCGCCGCCGCTCCCTGGATGGCCCCGATGTGGCCCAGTCCGAACCAGCGGGCGAGCAGCGTGGCGTTCACCGCGCCGAGCGCACCACCCGAGGCTCCCAGTGCGATGGCGTAGACGACGATCATGACGCCGGGGGTCAGGTTGGCGGCGAGTAGCAGCGCCGTCATCAACAGGGCCATCACCATGGGGATGAGGATGCGGCTGGTGAGGCGGTCCGCCAGCAGGCCGAACACCGTGCCGGCGATCGCGGCGCCGAGCACCTGGGGCAGGAACATGGCGGCCGCCTGGGTGGGGGTGAGGCCCGCATCTCCCATCAGGGAGATCTGATGGAAGACCAAGGCGGTCGACAGCATCCCCACCGACGTCGAGGCGCTCATCAGCACCCAGAAGCGAGCAGTCCGAAACGCCTGTCCCCTCGTGGCAGAAGCGGCAAGCGCCGTGGGGGCGTCGTGGTCCGTAGGGGTAGGCTCGATGCCGTCGGGGTGCTGCCCGACGTCCGACGGTCGGTCGACGATGCCGAACCGAGCGATCGGGATCACGATCAGCCAGACCGCCGCCGCGGCCACTAGCCACGCCGTTCTCCAGCCCTGGCTGAGGATCACGACGCTCAGCCCGATCGGGATCAGGCTCATCAGCCCCCTCATCCCGGTACTGAGAATCCCGATCGCGGTGCCGCGGCGCCGATCGAACCAGTGGGTCACGGCCACCGAACTCACCAGCGAGAGCGCACCCTGGCCGAGTAAGCGGATGGCGGCGAACCCGACGATCAGCGAGACAAACCCGCGCACGCCAGCCATGGCGACCAGGGCGGTACCGAACCCAATGCCGATCAAGGTCATGGCTCGTCGGGCGCCGAGACGGTCGATCTGCTTGCCGACGATCGGGAGGCCCAGGGCGGCAAGCAGGGTGCCCACCAGGTAGGCGCTCGACACGGACGAGCGGGTCAGGTCCAGGTCTTCGATGAGCGAGTCGACGAAGACGCTGACACCGATGGTCTGGCCAGGCCCGGTCAGTGCCCCGGTGACAACGGCCAAAGCAACGATCCGCCATCCGAAGAAGGCGCGTCGTTGCGGAGGTGGTTGGGCGGGCACCGGCGGAGTCTATGGAGGGGTCTCACGGGTTTGGTCGCGGGTCTGCGGGATCGGGTCGGGTACCGCCGACACCGCGTCAGAATCTGTCTCAGGCGTTTGAGATAGTGCGCGTATGGACTCGCAGCGCATCGAAGCGGCACTCGCCATCCTCGAGGACGAGGTCAGTTCGCTCCAGGCCGACATCGTCGATCGCGGGGGAGCGACTCGCCTCGTCGCCTTGTTTTCGCGCGGAGAGCGCATCTGTGCTGCCGGGACCGCTCTACTCGCCCGGCGTGTCGACGATGCGTCGCTTGTTGCCCGCACCACCGGCACCTCGGTCGGGAGGGCCCGCGCCCTCATCGGTCTATCCGAGCGCCTCCGCGACACGCCAGCCCTGGCGTCGGCAGTTCGGGGCGCCGAGGTTTCACTCGACCAGGCTACGGAGATCGCCAAGGCCGAGACTGCGGCACCGGGGTCGGCGGAGGCCCTTGTCGATGTCGCACGGCACGAAGCCTTCCACGTCCTGAAAGAGCGGGCCCGGGCGGCCGCCCTTGAGGTCGACCGTGCGTCGCTCGGTGCTCGTCAGCGCGCCGCTCGCCGGGCCTCCCACCGCATCACCGACCTCGGGATGATCCATATCGAGGCCGACCTCGAGCCCCATGTTGGTGCGCCGATCATCGAGCGCATCGAGGCAGGGGCACGGCGACTGCGCGCGGAGGTCGGACAGGGCGAGGGCTGGGCGGCGCATCTGGCTGACGCCTTCGCCGAGCTTTGGGCTGGAGGGTCAGGTAGGTCCGCGAGGCCCGAGCTCGTCGTGGTTGTCAGCCACGGGGTCACTCAGCGGAACTGGTCAGGCGTCGAGGACGGCGAAGTGTGCGCTATCCCGGGAGTCGGGCCGATCGACCCCCAGGTCGCCAAGCGGATCGCTCAGAATGCGTTTCTCACCGGAGTGTTCTACGACGGCACCGACCTTCGGCATATCCGTCGGTGGACTCGCTCCATCCCGGTGGAGGTCAGGCTGGCTCTATCGCTGGGCGAGCCGCCAGAGTTCGACGGTGCCCGGTGCACCGACTGCGGCAACCGTTGGGGCCTCGAAGTCGACCATGTGGTGCCCATGGCCGCTGGGGGACCCACGTCGCTCCCCAACACCATGCATCGCTGCGGACGATGCCATCGCCGGAAGACCGCCGACGACCGGCGGGCTGGCGCTGCGGCCGTACGCGAGGACCGGGCGCCGCCTTAGAGCGCCTACACCACCCAGTGGGTGGCGATGGCATAGGTCGCCGTCGCCACCGACGCCGCCAGGACGGCTCCCCACACCAGGTCGACCAGGGTCATCGTCAGCGGCAAATCGCGGAGCGTGGCGAGGTTGGTGAGGTCGTAGGTGGCGTAGGTGACGAGGCCGAACAGCGCTCCCCGCCAGAGGGCCTGCGTCCACGAACGCACATCGACTGCCGGGGCGATCACGAACACCACCAGCCCGACGATGAACAGCAGGTAGAAGACCAAGGCCGGCACCCAGTTCACCTCGGTACGCATCAGGCCCCCCAGCTGGTCCCGGTAGAGATTCCGGGCGACGACGCCCAGCCACACCATGTCGATGGCGAAGAACACCGGCAAGGCGATCAAGAACAGCTTCAGAGTCACGATTTGTCCTCCAGCAGGAGAATGTAGGACGCCATCGGCGCACTGCGGCGCTCCGACCACCTTTCGTGACCTTCGCCCCTAGCCGCACATGGGCTGTGGCGTGAGGGTGGAGAGGACAGGGCAGGGTGAACTGCCGATGACTTCTTTCGCTGAGAGGGTGGTTTCCATGAATCGTCTGAGGGCGCGACCGCATCGGAGCCGCCGCCTTGCCGTCGTGTTCGCTCTGGCGGTGGCCGCGTGCGGTGGGAACGGTGCCGAAGACGTCACCACGACCCCGGCACCGACCACTACCCAAGCAGCGCCGTCGACGACGGAGCCGGTCCCGAGCACGACCACGACGCCACCCGAGCCAATCGGCTCGCCTCAGATCGTATGGAGTACCCAGTACGCCAACTCCATCGATGATCTCGTCGTCGCCCCCGACAACGAGACGGTCTGGGTCGCCGAGCGCGCCACCTACGTTCACCAGCTTGCCGACGGCCTTCTGCTCGATGCCGTCGTGTATGAGCGCCACTTTCCACTGTCCGTCGACATCGACCCGACGGGTGCCTACCTCAGTGCCGGTCTCGGGCTGTACGGCGTGGTGATCACCGACACAACTACCGGCGAGGTCGTCCTTGAGCTCGACAGCGGTTTCGAGAGCGCCGTCGCTTTCTCTCCGGCCGGTGATCACGTGGCGACGGGTGACCGCTCAGGAGTCGTTCGGATCTGGAGCCTCGACACCGGGAGCGAAGTCGCCGTGCTGGAGGATGCCGGTGCCGCGGGCCGGGGTGGAAGCCCGGTGGGGCTTTCCGTCGTATCCCTCGAATACGACCCGCCGGGTGATCTCCTGGCCGTCGTCCACTTCGACTGCGTGGCCAACGTGTGGGATGTCGGTACCCGAGAGATCGTGAGCACGCTCGAACTCGAGACGGGGGAGGGTTCGTGCTGGCTCTCCAACCGGCTGTTGCGCTTCTCGCCGGATGGTCAGCTACTGGCCGGTGTCATCAGCGAAGACGGCAGCCAGCTAGTCCGGTTCTGGGGGGCGGGCGGCGTACCGGTGATGGACCTCGAGGTCCTCCCGAGGGTCAGGGACCTGGCCTTCTCTCCCGATGGGACCATGCTGGTGGTGGCATCGCGGCTGGGTACGACGATCTGGGACCTCACCGAGGGTGTCCTGCTCTACGAGTTCGACGAGACCTTCGATGCCACCGCGTCCCAGCAGCCCGTCGCCGCCACCTTCACGCTCGACGGAGGGCATGTGGTGATCGCGAGGGCCGACAACATGCTGGAGCTGTGGCGACTCCCCGGAGCCGAACCCCTGGTTGCGCCGGAGCGTGAAGAGTGCGAGCCGCTGCCTCTGCCCGGTGATGTTCTCTTCGATACCGGCAGCTCGGAGCTGAGGGCCGAAGCCGATGCGGTCCTCACCGAACTGGCTGAGTCACTCGCCGCACGGTTCCCCGTGGCGACGCTGACCTTCGTCGGGCACACCGACAGTCGGGGCTCGGCCGAGGTGAATCAGCAGCTCTCGGTTGCCCGGGCGGCCTCCGTCGGCGACTGGTTCGAGGCGTGGGCGTCGGTAAACGGGGTAGATGGGTGGGTGCTGCTGATCGACGGACGCGGCGCCACGGAGTTGAAGACGGCGGACACAGACGCCGACGGTGCATTCCTCGCCGAAGCCGGTGCGCTCAACCGCCGGGTCGAGATCGAGATCGAAGCAGAGGGGTGCGCCTGATCGCTCCGAGCGATCCGCGGGGCCCTCAGAGCAGCGGTAGGGCCTCGGGAACGGAGATGCCTTCCGAGCCTCCGTTCCCCGTCATCGTCTCGTCCATGGTGCTGGGGACTCCTCAGTCGTGCCCTTTGATGACGAGGGCGACCGTAGTGTCATCGCCCGATCCACCCGACATCGTCTCGACCAACCATCCTCGCAGCTCTTTGCGCACCACGCCGAGACCGTGTCGGTCGATGATGTCGGCGAAGTCCGACGCTGCCTGGAAGAACGAGCGCTGGTCAGCGAACGAGTTCTCGTAGCCGTCGGTGCAGACGAGCAGCAGGCGGATGCCGTCGGCGGCGAGACGGGCGTATCGCGTGTTCCCGATCGGATAGGCCCCGGTGAGGCTGGTGGTCAGGTTGCCGGTGAGGCGAGGATCGTCGGGAATCGGGCTTGTCACCTTGCCGGCGCCGTCGACCGTGAGCACCTGGCAGTCGCCCAACTGGGCGCAGGCGACGGTGGTGGCGTCCGCGGAGACGACGAGCAGGGTGGTTCCGTACACGTCCCGTTCCATTTCATGCGGGTTGGCCCTGAGGTCGGCGTCCACGGCCTCCTCCCAGCGCAGCAATGCGCCGCGCATCATCCCCTGGAGGCTCGCATCGGCTGCGGAACCGAGCGGATCGGCCAGGGCCGCCTCGACGGCCATGCGGGCACCCCGGGCGCTGCGCTCGTACATCGCCGCGCCGTGGCCGTCGGCCACCGCCACCCTGACCAGCTCACCAACTCCATCGTCGGGCACGAAACCGACCGCGTCCTGATTGCCGGCGCGATCGTGCCCTGTTCCCGCCACCGACGCGGCGACGATCTTCCACATCACCCGACTCTCATCCCGACGAGATCGGGCATCGGAGCCGCTCGGAGTGTCGCCGCTGCGTGTCGATCGTCGCTGTCACCCCCCGGCACCGCGGGCAAGCGAGGATCGGCCACGGGCAACCCGGTAGGGAGGCGCGCGACGGGCGATGAGCTCCCGAGTCGGGTGACCGTCATACTCGCTGAGACTAACCCCCAGGAGGTCGTCGGGACGGGCGATCTTCATCGGGCTGCGGGTGTCTGTGCCCGGCGTGGCGACGCCTGACTCGTTGTTCGTTCGAGGCCGTGAGCGCGCTTCTGAGACTGGCGCAGGACCGATGGGGCCCGGCCGGTGGTGCCGGCTGAGCCCTACTCGGCCGGTTCGCCGTCGGCGTCGACGGCGAACCACACGCCACCGATGCCCTGGCCGCGGGTGTTCCCGGGCTCGGTGTCAACGCTGTAGAAGTAGAGCGGCCATCCGTTGTAGGTGGCCTGTGTCGACCCGTCGCCTCGGGTGATCGAGCCGAGCAATGACGCGTCGACTCCGGACCCCGCGGAGACGTCACCGGTGAACGGTGGCCAGGTGGTGGCGCATCCGCCGGTGCACGTGCTGTCTCCCTGAGCGTCCGGGGTGAACAGGTACAGCGTCCGCCCGGTGTCGTCGGTGAGTACGGCACCCAGGTCGGTCTCTCCGAAGGTCAAGTACGGGGGCTCCAGCGCCGCCGTCGTCATCGGCGCATCGGTGGTGGTGGTCGGTGACGCCACGGTGGTGGTGGTCTCGGCGGCCGTCGTGACGGTCGTGGTCGGCGCACCGGTCGTCGTGCTGGTGTCGGCGGCGTCGCCGCCGCACGCGGCTGCGGTGACCGCCATGACTCCAATCAGCAGGAGTGTTCTCGAGCGTCTCATGTCCCTCCTCATGCGGGTCGCCGCCATTGTCGTACCGCCACGGGGCTGTGCACCATGCCGGGTGTAGGGCCGCTCGATCGGTACAGTGCGCGCACACGCCGACCAAGAGGCTCGCCAATGCGCAAGACGATGATGCTGATTGCCGTCGTGGCCCTGGTGGCCGCCGCCTGTGGGGGAGACGGGTCGTCCACGACGACGGCGGCGCCCGCCACGACGACGGCGGCGCCCGCCACGACCGTGGCGGAACAGCCGACGACGACGGAAGTCACGACCACCGACCCGGTCGGGGGGCCCGGCGAGACGGTCGCGGTCGCGATCAGAGGACTCGCCTTCCGTCCCGACAGCATCACCGTGCTCGTCGGCACCACGGTGGAGTGGACCAATGAGGACGCCACCGATCACACGGTGTCGGCCTCTGACGGCTCTTTCAACGGGAACCTGGCCGCCGGAGCCACCTTCCAGGCTCAGATGGACACCGCCGGCATCTTCGAGTACGTGTGCCAGATCCACCCCGGAATGACCGGCGAAGTGGTGGTCGACGCCGGCTGAGCCGACTCAGGACAGCAGGAGGCGTTGGAGCCGACGACCGGTGATCAGCGTCCCCACCGCGCCCATGCCGACCAGGAAGGCGACATGGCCGAGGTCGCCCACGCCGACGCTGCCGAGGATGAGGGACCGCAACAACTCTGCTGCGTGATAGAGCGGTGAGAACTGGACCACGGTCTGCATGGTGGGGGGAAGGCTCTCGGTCGGGTAGAAGGTGCCGGAGAACAGGAACAGCGGCAGGGTCACCATGCCCACCAGGTCGAAGTCCTGCCACGACTTCATGAAGGTGGTCGCCGCCATCCCACACGAGGCGAAGGCGAAACCGATGAGGACCGCGCCCGGTATGGCGAGAATCGCCCACGGCGACTCGATCAGCCCCATGAACAGCATCACCACGATGAAGCCCACCGCGTAAATGACTCCCCGGCCCAGGGACCAGGCGATCTCTCCGATGGCGATGTGGCGCGGCATCATCGGTGTCGCCAGGATCCCGTCGTATACCTTGCCGTAGTGCAGCTTGAAGAAGATGTTGAAGGTGGACTCGTAGATGGCGCCGTTCATGGCGGTCGCCGCCATCAGCGCCGGGGCGAGAAAGGCGATGTAGGAGATGGTCGTTCCCTGATAGGTGACACCGTCACCGACGAGCACGCCGATACCGACACCGATGCTGAACAGGTAGAAGAGCGGCTCGAAGAAGCCCGAGATGATCACCGACCACATGTGCTTGTAGACGATCCAGTTGCGCTCGAGCATCTTCGAGGCGCCACCGGCGCCGGCCAGCGGCGGAGGGATCACCCGGGCGGTGAGGGTGCGCGACCCGGTCACAGGATCAGCCTCTTGCGGAACATCCGCATGGCGAAGTAGCCGCCGAGGATGGTCAGCCCCACCAGGTAGGCGATGCTCACCACCGGGTTCGCCACGAAACCGACTTCCGGGAGGGCGAAGCCACGGGAGAGCGACACTCCGTGCCACAGCGGTGTCACGTAGGCGATGGGGCGGATGAGGGCAGGCAGCTGTTCGACCGGGAAGAAGGTCCCCGAGAAGAGGAACAACGGCACGATCCCGAAGCGGAACAGGCCGGCGAGACCCGACTCGTCCTTGAGCCTCGCCGTGTAGCCGGTGACCAACGCGGCGAAGGTGAGTCCGGTCAGCATCGCCGCCGGGACCGCCGTCGCCGCCTGCATGGCGGAGGTCGCTCCGAACACGACCATGAACATGGCGAAGATCGCGGTGACCAGGGTGATTCGGATGGTTACCCATCCCAGGTGGCCGACGATCAGATCGCGCACCGTGATCGGGGTCGCCAGGATGGCCTGGTAGCTCTTGCGCCACTTGATCCCCGCCATCACCGGATACGAGGCGTCGCCGGCCCCGATCTGCATGGCGGTTGCCGCCAACAAGCCGGGTGCCAGGAACGTCAGGTACGGCAGGCCGAGGCTCGGGCCGCTGGTCGAGGTGTCCACCAGCCGCCCCAGGCCGATCCCCATCGCCACCAGATAGAGCGCCGGGTTGACGAACGCCGAGAAGATGCTCGCCCGGAAGGTGCGCCGGTAGGTCCTCGCCCCGGCCTCCACCACGCGCAACGACGGGGCGGCCATCAGTCGACCAGCGACCGGCCGGTCAAGTGGAGGAACACGTCCTCGAGGGTGGAACGCCGGCTCACCGTCGCCTCGGGCGTGATGCCCAGCGCCCTCACCTGCGCCTCGGCGTCGTCGGCGTCGTCGGCGTACACCAGCACCCGGTCGGGGAGCACCTCGATCCGGGAACCGATTCCCTGGAGCCTCTCGGCGGCCCGGTCTTCTTCATCCCCCGGAGGGAACCGCAGCTCGAGCACTTCTCGGGTGGAGTGGGCGGCGATCAGCTCTCGCGGGGAGCCCTCGGCGACGATCGCTCCCTTGTCCATGATCACCAGCCGGTCGCAGAGCTGTTCGGCTTCGTCCATGTAGTGCGTGGTGATGATGAGCGTGACGCCCTCGCGCTTGAGTCGGTACAGGCGGTCCCACAGCAGGTGCCGGGCCTGGGGGTCGAGCCCGGTGGTGGGCTCGTCGAGGAGCAGCAGGTCCGGGCGATTGATCAGCCCGCGGGCGATGAGCAGTCGCTGCTTCATGCCGCCGGACAGCGGTTCGACCCGGTCCTTCGCTCGCTCTTCCAGCTGGGCGAAGGCGAGCAACTCCTTGATCCGCGTGTCGATCTCCTTGCGGGGAAGCCCGAAGTACCTCCCGTAGATGAGGAGGTTCTCGTACACCGAGAGTTCCATGTCGAGGTTGTTCTCCTGCGGCACCACGCCCAGGCGGGCCCTGATCGTGGGCCCGTCGGCGGCCGGGTCCAGGCCGAGCACCGACAGATGACCGGAGGTGACCGGCGACACCGTGCCGATCATCCGCATGGTGGAACTTTTGCCGGCTCCGTTGGGCCCCAGGAACCCGAACGCCTCCCCCGCCTGCACCTCGAAGTCGATGCCGGCGACCGCGGTGAAGTCGCCGAAGGTCTTGGTGAGGCCGCGTGCTTCTACGAGTGGTTCGGACATCGGGCCGCAACGCTAGTGGCGCGGAGTGACATGCCGGTCGCCTGGTGCGTTGCCGGTTACCGGTTGCCCGTCTGCCGGTTGTCCGTCTGCCGGGTGTCGGCTGCTATCTGCCATCTGCCATCTGCCACCTGTATAGGTAGCCTCTCGTTGCATGACATCGTCGCCCACCACCCACCGCACGGTGAGCCGCGGCCTCACCGGCACCCTGCGCGGGTTCCTGTATGCCGCCGCAGCGATCTCTCTGGCCGCCGTGTTTACGGTCTACAGCGAAGCCCAGGCGTTCGAAGCCTGGTGGAATGGCACGGGCTCGCTGGAGCGCCTCACTGCCGCCGAGGAAGCGACCCTGGGTATCGACGGCATCCTCACTCTCGCCAGCCTTACCATCATCGTCCTGGTCGTCGTGTGGTGGTACCAGGCGTACCTGGCGATCCAGCGCCTCGAGCCGTCCGGCCTGCGGTGGAGCCCGGGTTGGGCTATCGGAGGTTGGTTCATCCCGTTCGCCAACCTGGTGATCCCCAAGCGGGTGCTCGACGAGGTAGATCGAGTGTCGTTCACCGCCGAGGACGGCTCAATCGACGGGTGGCGGGAGCGTCCCACGCTCCGTGTGGCCGCGGTGTGGTGGGGCTTCTGGGTGGGTGC from Acidimicrobiia bacterium includes the following:
- a CDS encoding DUF4328 domain-containing protein; amino-acid sequence: MTSSPTTHRTVSRGLTGTLRGFLYAAAAISLAAVFTVYSEAQAFEAWWNGTGSLERLTAAEEATLGIDGILTLASLTIIVLVVVWWYQAYLAIQRLEPSGLRWSPGWAIGGWFIPFANLVIPKRVLDEVDRVSFTAEDGSIDGWRERPTLRVAAVWWGFWVGAVALRGIGIVMTQSQLLPEATFDGGIYASGLRFSIVGLAALCVAALCGAAALRVLGERLGRQSARQ
- a CDS encoding ABC transporter permease; amino-acid sequence: MAAPSLRVVEAGARTYRRTFRASIFSAFVNPALYLVAMGIGLGRLVDTSTSGPSLGLPYLTFLAPGLLAATAMQIGAGDASYPVMAGIKWRKSYQAILATPITVRDLIVGHLGWVTIRITLVTAIFAMFMVVFGATSAMQAATAVPAAMLTGLTFAALVTGYTARLKDESGLAGLFRFGIVPLFLFSGTFFPVEQLPALIRPIAYVTPLWHGVSLSRGFALPEVGFVANPVVSIAYLVGLTILGGYFAMRMFRKRLIL
- a CDS encoding ABC transporter ATP-binding protein: MSEPLVEARGLTKTFGDFTAVAGIDFEVQAGEAFGFLGPNGAGKSSTMRMIGTVSPVTSGHLSVLGLDPAADGPTIRARLGVVPQENNLDMELSVYENLLIYGRYFGLPRKEIDTRIKELLAFAQLEERAKDRVEPLSGGMKQRLLIARGLINRPDLLLLDEPTTGLDPQARHLLWDRLYRLKREGVTLIITTHYMDEAEQLCDRLVIMDKGAIVAEGSPRELIAAHSTREVLELRFPPGDEEDRAAERLQGIGSRIEVLPDRVLVYADDADDAEAQVRALGITPEATVSRRSTLEDVFLHLTGRSLVD